The DNA segment TAGCGGGGGTAAACATTACTTCAACAGAAGGCTCGCCTGATGCCGAAATGGTGGTAAGGGTAAGGGGCGGTGGCTCAATTACACAGAGTAATTCTCCGCTTTACATTGTAGATGGATTCCCGGTAGCCTCTATATCTGACATCGCACCGCAGGATATCGAATCGGTTGATATCTTAAAAGATGCTTCTTCCACAGCTATTTATGGTTCAAGGGGTGCCAATGGGGTGGTACTGGTTACCACAAAAGGTGGTAAAAGTGGTAAAACGAATATCAGCTATAATGTATTTACCGGTACCAGAAAACTAGCCAATAAACTGGATGTTTTAACACCTTTTGATTATGCATCCTGGCAGTACGAAAGAGCACTTTTGAGCAATGCACTCGATGTGTATACCAAATATCTGGGCAACTATCAGGATATAGACCTTTACAGAAATACACCGGCCAACGATTGGCAGGAGCTGGTTTTTGGCAGGACAGGTACTACTTTTAACCAGAACCTGAACATCAGCGGAGGGGGTGAAAAAACAAAATATAGCCTTAGCCATAGTTTTGTAAAAGACAAATCCATTATGCAGCTCTCCAGTTATGAACGGCAAAACGTTAACTTTAAAATGAACCATAAACTGTACAGTAAGCTTACACTGGATGTTGGACTACGTTATGCAGATACTAAAACAAAAGGCGGGGGCGTAAATGAACAGAATGAGGTATCTTCTGCAGATTCGCGTTTAAAAAACGCCATGATCTATCCGCCATTTCCAATACAGGGGCTTACTACAACTACTGAAACGGATGATACATTTAATTTGTATGATCCATTGGTATCTATTTCTGATAATGACCAATACATCCACCGTAAAACCTATAATTTAAGTGCTGCACTTACCTACGAAATCATAGATAACCTTAAGTTGCGCTCAGAAGTCGGTTATGACGGTTACAGAAATGACCAGGACCGGTTTTATGGTACAACAACCTATTATGTAAGAAATGTACCCACCAGCGAAAACCAGAACCTTCCAGCAATTATTTTTTCCAATACCAACAGGAACAGCCTGAGAAATACAAATACGCTGAGCTATAGCTTCAATAAACTGTTGAAAAAAGACCACAATCTTACCGTATTGGCCGGACAGGAATTCATTAAAATTGAGGAAGGTACAATGACCAATGTAGTACATGGCTTCCCTAAAACATTTACTTTTCAGAACGCCAGGGTTTTGTCTACCCAGGGTAAGGCAAACTCCATAGATAATAATTTTTCCCCTGATGATAAGCTTTTGTCGTTTTTTGGCAGGGCCAATTATGATTATCTGGGCCGATATTTGTTAAGCGCGACATTCAGGGCCGACGGCTCTTCGAAATTTTCAACTGAAAACCGCTGGGGATATTTCCCTTCTGTTTCTGCAGCCTGGAGAATTTCAGAAGAGAGCTTTATGGAGGATACTAAATCATGGCTGGCAGACCTGAAATTAAGGGCCAGCTATGGTACTGCAGGGAATAACAATATTCCACCCGGACAAATCGCTCAAACGTTTCAAAATTCTACCACCACCTGGGTAAATGGGTTTAACAGCTATTGGGCACCATCCAAAATTATGGCCAATCCGGATTTGAAATGGGAAACCACTGTTACAAGGAATATTGGTGTCGATTTTGCCCTGTTTAATTCTAAAGTTACAGGTACAATTGATGCCTATTTGAACCGCACAAACGACCTTTTAATTCAATTCCCGGTTTCAGGAACTGGTTATGATTTTCAGTTCCGGAACATTGGAAAAACCCAGAATAAAGGTTTAGAGTTCTCGGCAAGCTGGAACGCGGTAAAGAAATCCAATTTTGATCTGTCTGTGAATGCAAATATAAGTTTCAATAGAAATAAGGTAATTTCATTAGGTACAGTAAAAAACATTAACGGTACATCCGGATGGGCCTCAACAGAAATTGGTGTGGATTATCTGGTAGAAGAAGGAGCCTCGATTGGCAGAATTTACGGCTACCAGAGTGATGGCAGGTATGAAGTTTCAGATTTTACGGGATACAATGCTGCCACAGGGAACTGGACATTAAAAGATGGTGTAGCCGATGCAAGTACGGTTATTAGTACGCTGCGTCCGGGATCTATGAAACTTAAAAATCTTACGGGCGACCTGAAGATTGATCAGAACGATAAGACTGTAATTGGGAATGCCAATCCCCTGCATACAGGTGGCTTTTCTATCAATTCCAGAATCTATAGTTTTGATATAGGTGCTTTCTTTAACTGGAGTTATGGCAACGATATCTATAATGCAAATAAAATAGAATACACTTCTACCAGTAAGTACAATTCAAGAAACATGATCTCAACTATGGCAACGGGCAATCGCTGGACAAACCTGCGGGCAGATGGGACGATCAGTAACGATCCGGCCGAATTGACTGCTATGAACGCGAATACCACGCTCTGGTCGCCCTATATGAGGTCTTTTGTGTTGAGCGACTGGGCCATAGAAGATGGATCTTTTTTAAGGTTGTCTACCATAACACTGGGTTATACCCTACCCAGAAATTTATCAGCTAAACTAAAAATGCAAAAATTAAGATTATATGCATCAGCTTATAATTTATGGCTGTTAACCGATTATTCAGGGTTTGACCCCGAAGTTTCGACAAGGCGCAAAACAGGGTTAACGCCGGGAGTTGATTATTCAGCTTATCCAAGAAGCAGATCTTTTGTTTTTGGATTGAATGTTAATTTTTAGGACACTATTAATTTTAAGAAAATGAAAAAGATTGTCAATATTATATATATCCTCACCGTATTGATGGTGGTGAGTAGTTGCAAAAGTGCTTTGGAGGCACCAACCAAATCATCCTTAGATGAATCTGTTATTTTTTCTACGCCCAGCCTGGCTGAAGGGGCAGTAGCAGGTATCTTTCATTCCTTTGGTGAAACCAATTCTTATCGTGGCAGGTTCTTGGTCTATTATGGGATCAACACAGATGCTGAGGTTTACAATACCTTAAAATCCGTAGATGATGATAAAGCTAAATTATCCAATTACAATACCAATGTAGCCAATGGTCAAATGAATACGAGCGACAATGCCTGGGCCAAATTTTATGAGGCAATTGAAAGGGCCAACCTGGCCATAAGGGGCCTAAGAGCTTATGGAAAAGTAGAAAGCAATGCCCAGCTGGCACAAACATTAGGTGAAATTCTGACTTTAAGGGCTGTGATTTACAATGACCTGATCAAGGGTTGGGGAGATGTGCCGGCCCGTTTTGAACCCATTACTACAGAAACAGCTTACCTGCCAAGAAACGATAGGGATGTGATATATAAACAGCTCCTTGCTGATCTGGATGAAGCCGCAAATTATCTGCCCTGGCCTAATGAAAACGCTTTGACAAGTAAGGTAGAGCGGATCAGCAAAGCTTTTGCAAAGGGGTTGAGAGCGCGTTTGGCATTAGCAGCCGGGGGCTACGCCCAGCATCTGGACGGTACGGTACATTTAAGTACAGATCCTGACCTGGCCCGCGACAAAATGTATGCTATCGCAAAAAAGGAATGTCTCGATATCATTGGCAGTGGTAAATTAAAACTGCTTGGCTTTGAAGAAGTCTTTAGAAAATTAAATGAAGAAGGAGGTGCTGCCGGTTTGGAATCGATGTGGGAAATTCCATTTAGTGAAGGTAGGGGAAGGGTAATTTTTGATCTGGGTGTCAGACATACTACTATTGATAAGTATACCGGACAAAACAAAGGCGGTACCAATGGTCCAAACCCGATTATGTTGTATGAGTATGATGTAGACGATGTAAGGAGGGACGTTACCGTAGTTCCATATGAATGGACAAATGGAATACAGGTGCCTTCTGCACTTGGGCGTTTGTATTTTGGAAAATACCGTTACGAATGGATGAAAAGGAAAGTTACCTCTACCAATGATGATGGGTTAAACTGGATGTATATGCGTTATTCAGATATATTGTTAATGGCAGCTGAGGCCATTAATGAACTGGATGGACCGGCTGCTGCTGCACCATATTTAAAACAGGTGCGCGACAGGGCCTTCCCAACCAATCCTGCAAAAGTTACCGCCTTTATGGCTGCGGCGACAGCTTCTAAACCTACATTTTTTGATGCTATTGTGAATGAAAGGGCATTGGAATTTACTGGAGAAATGCTTAGAAAGGCCGATTTGATCCGATGGAATTTATTAAATACCAAACTGACAGAAGCAAAGGATAAATTAAGACAACTAGAGAACAGGCAAGGTAAATATGCTAATCTGCCAGCTAAAATCTATTATAGAACCGCTGCTGATGGGGAGACGGTACAGATTTATGGTTTAAAATTTGGCGATACAGATGCGGCAGGTGCTGCTTTGGGTTATACTTCAAATAAAACATGGACTATGGTTTCATCCGGTGATACCAAAACTTTCTGGGATGCCCTTTTTGTAAAAGATCCAAATGCACAGCAGGTATGGCCAATATGGCAGGTGTTTTTAGATTCCTCTAACGGATTGTTAAATAATGCTAATCTGGGACTATAATTTTAATGGTTATGAAAAATAATAAAAGATATATCAGTATTCTTTTCCTCGCAACTTTGATCGGATTTTCAGGCTGTAAAGAGGATCAGCTCGATCCAATAACTACCCTTAAAGTAGACCGTGCATTTTCTCCTACCGGCTTAACTGCCACGGTGGTAAATAAGATCTCGGTAAAGCTCGACTGGAAAGCCGTAAACAACGCAAAAACCTATACGATAGAAATTTTTGAAAATGCAGATTTTTCTGGCACACCTGTAAAGACAATCGGCAATATTGCCTTTACGCAGGTTCCTTATACGGTTTCAGGACTTGCTGGCGATACTCAATATGCCATAAGGGTTAAAGCTGCTGGTGAAGATGTAGGGGATTCCAAGTGGGTAACAGCAACAGTGAAAACTGATGCAGAGCAGATATTTAACGCAGTTAAGTTAGCAGATATTTCTGGTAACTCAGCGATATTGACCTGGCCTGCCGGCGAAACGGCAACAACCATCACCCTTAGCCCAGGTAACCTTAGCCATACGGTAACCCCGGCCGAAATTGCAGCCGGTTCTGCTACGGTAACAGGCCTGACAGGCGAGACCAATTATACCGCAAAACTGCTAAATGGAAACAAAATACGCGGCACAATAACATTTAAAACCTATGTTGACATTCGAAATGCAAAAATAATCAATTCTGTAGCCGAATTTAATACCGCCCTGACCACTGCGGTTAACGGCGATATCCTGGCCGTAAAAACAGGGAATTTTGATTTTGCAGGGGCAACAATTGCCGTTACAAAATCTATATCAGTCGTAGCTTTTCAAGCTACAGAACGACCTGTACTTAACAACCTAAGCTTTAATGTACAAAGCGGCGCTTCCCTGAAAATCAAGAACCTGGTTATTGACGGTGGGGCTACACCTACTTTTGCCATTACTTATGCTGCAGGTAATTTTGGCAATCTTGAAATTGATGGTTCAGTGATAAAAAATTATGGTGGTGGTATATTGGGCTTAACAAGCACAACTATAGTCAGTACAATTTCATCGGTTTTAATTAACAATAATGTGTTCAGTACATTTGGTGCAGGAGGAGAGTTTATAGATTTTCGTGGCAGTTTTGCCAATAGTCTGACTTTTACCAATAATACGTTATATGCACAGGGTGCCAGGGAATTTATACGTATGGACAATTCTGCAAGTGCCAGCTATCCGGCAGCTAAAGTAATCATTACTGTAAGTAACAATACATTAAATGCTGTAGCAAGTGGTGGCAAACGGTTATTTTATGTGCGTATCCCTGCTGCCAGCCATGAAATATATTTTACAAAAAATATAGTTGCCAGTACCGACGGCCTGCTGGCCAACCAGGCACAGACCAATCTGGTTACCTTATCAGGAAATAACTATTTTACAGCACCAAATATGGTTTCTTCTGCTACTGTCGGGGTTAAGGTAGATGCCAGTGGTACAACGCTTGACCCAGGGTTTAAATCTCCTGCAACTGGTGATTTTACCATCAGTCAGGTAGATTTAAAAGCCAATGGAATCGGAGATCCGCGATGGAGATAAAAAAAATGATAAAATGAGTGTATTAAATAAGTTTATGTTGCTTGCAATGATCAGTACTTTACTGTTATCTTTCAGGAGCCCACCTAAAAAGATTAAAGTTTACCTGATCGGTGATTCTACCATGTCCGTAAAACAAAAAAGGTATTATCCGGAAACCGGTTGGGGTATGCCATTTGCAGGTTTTTTTGACGCTGAAGTGGAAGTGGATAATCGTGCCCAGAATGGAAGAAGCACAAAGAGTTTCATAAATGAGAAACGCTGGCAATCTGTGATGGATAGTTTAAACGAGGACGACTATGTATTTATCCAGTTTGGCCATAATGATGAAGTGGAAACAAAGAAGAATTATACCAAACCAGAAGAATTTAAGGCTAACCTGATCAGGTTCATTACCGATACAAAAGCTAAAAAGGCAACACCAATATTGTTAAGCCCGGTTTCCAGGCGAAGGTTTGATGTTGGGGGCAAAGCTCAGGAAACACATCCCTATACCTATTTGGTAAAAGAAGTGGCCTCCGAACAAAAAGTAGCTTTCATTGACCTGGATGCCAGGAGTATTGCACTTTATCAGAAATTTGGCCCTGATGCTTCTACTTTGTTGTTCAACCACCTGGAACCCGGTATACATCCCAATTATCCCGAAGGCAAAATTGATGATACCCATTTTAATGAACTGGGTGCCCGCGAAATTGCTCAGCTGGTATTGCAGGAACTCAGGAAGCTTAATTTAGATCTCAGTAATCACATTGTTAAACCACAACCAAAAAAATAAGATGGCAAAATTGGGTCTTAAATGCCTTACTATAGCCCTGGTAGCCCTGCTATCGGGAACGAATATTTACGGCCAGGATAAAAAGATCATTGTTGCACAGGATGGTAGTGGTGATTATAAAACGGTACAGGAAGCTATAAACGCGGTGCCCGATTTTAGAAATGCCACTACGGTTATCCTGATCAAAAATGGCAATTACAAAGAAAAACTTAACCTTTCGGCCTCTAAAAAGATGGTTAAACTGATTGGCGAAAACCCTGAAAAAACTGTGCTTACTTATGATGACTATGCACAAAAGAAAAACAGTTTCGGAGAAGCAATGGGTACTTCAGGATCTTCCTCATTCTATATTTATGGGGATGGTTTTGCTGCAGAGAACATCACCTTTGCCAATTCTTCAGGGCCGGTCGGACAGGCTGTTGCGGTATGGATCGCATCGGATCAGGCGGTATTCAAAAACTGCAGGTTCCTTGGTTTTCAGGATACACTTTATACCTATGGCCGTGGCAGCAGGCAATATTATAAAAACTGTTATATAGAAGGGACAACTGATTTTATTTTTGGGTCATCTACTGCAATGTTTGAAAATTGTATCCTCTTTTGCAAAAAAGGTGGGTCATACCTTACCGCGGCCTCTACCCCCGATACAACCAAATATGGTTATGTTTTCAAAAATTGTAAAATAACCGGCGATGCACCTGAAAACTCTTTTGCATTGGGCCGTCCATGGCGACCGTATGCTAAAACTGTTTTCATCAATTGCGAACTTGGAAATATGATCAAACCCGCCGGCTGGGACCATTGGGGTAAAGAGAGCAATAAACAGACAGCCTATTATGCAGAATATAAAAACACCGGACCTGGTTATAAACCCGATAAAAGAACAGATTGGTCGCAGCAGCTTAGTGATGACGAAGCCAAAACTTATAATATAACACAGGTTTTCCGTGGCTGGAACCCTGTACAATAATTTAAAACGGCAACGATTGCGCAGTTATTTTCCTGCTTTTTGTTCCAATCTTATTTAAAACTATGTAGACTTGCTTTATTAAGTATAACCCAAATATAAATTCTAATTTCAAATATGAAACAAATAGTATCCGCCATATTAGCCATTCCTTTATTGATCAGCACATTCCAGGCAGGTGCACAAAATAAAAAAGCGTATTCGTTCGATAACCTGCCGGTAATCGCAAAAACATTCTTTAAAAAGGATACCATTAATATTCTTAAATATGGAGCAAAAAATGACGGGATCACTTTAAATACAAAAAGCATCAACCAGGCCATTACGGATTGTAATAAACGTGGTGGCGGTGTAGTGGTGATCCCTGAAGGTCTGTGGCTTACCGGTCCGATTGAACTGAAAAGCAATGTAAACCTGCACCTTAAAAAAAATGCGCTGCTGCAGTTTACAAAAGATATGGATCAATATCCTTTGGTAGAAGGCAACTGGGAAGGCTTACCTCAAATGCGTAACCAATCGCCCATTTGGGCCAGTAACCAGCAAAATATTGCCATCACCGGTTACGGTATTGTGGATGGTGGTGGCGAGGCCTGGCGCATGGTAAAGAAAGATAAACTGACCGAAAGTCAGTGGAAAAGTCTCCTTGCCTCAGGCGGCGTAGTAGGCGAAGACAACAAGTCCTGGTACCCCTCAGCAAAGTCCTTGAAAGGTGCAAAGATGAAAAATGCGGGTGTCATTACTAAAGATAAAGATGCTGCGTTTTATGCAGAGATCAAAGATTTCCTGCGCCCGAACCTGTTGGTGCTTAATCGCTGCAAACGGGTTTTGCTGGAAGGCGTAACCTTTCAGAATTCACCCGCATGGAACCTGCACCCACTGATGTCGGAAGACATTACCATAAGAAATGTATATGCCAAAAACCCATGGTATGCCCAGAACGGTGATGGCCTTGACATAGAGTCCTGTAAAAATGTACTGGTAGAAGGCAGTACATTTGATGTGGGCGATGATGGCATCTGTATCAAATCGGGCCGTGATGCAGAAGGCCGCAAGCGGGCAATGCCAACCGAAAATGTAGTAATCCGCCACAGCACGGTGTACCACGCACATGGTGGCTTTGTGATCGGTAGTGAAATGTCGGGAGGCGCAAAAAACATTTTTATTTCCGATTGTACCTTTATAGGTACCGATATCGGTCTGCGTTTTAAAACCACAAGAGGAAGAGGTGGTGTAGTGGAAAACATCTACGCCAGAAACATCAACATGAAAGACATTCCGGGCGAGGCCATCCTTTTTGACATGTACTATGCCGCAGTAGACCCGGTTCCGCTAACAGGCGAAAAAAGAGAAACACCTAAAGTAGAATTACTGCCCGTTACCGAAGAAACACCTGTTTTCAGGAAGTTCTATATCAGTAATGTAGTTTGCGACGGTGCAGCCAAAGCTGTATTTATAAGAGGATTACCTGAAATGAGCATCAGCGATATTTTTCTGGACAATTTAACCATTAAAGCAAAAGAAGGA comes from the Pedobacter heparinus DSM 2366 genome and includes:
- a CDS encoding SusC/RagA family TonB-linked outer membrane protein — translated: MKRILLLFSMLILCFGLADAQQTRQITGKVTDKTSKQSIPGVSVTVKGAGNVVSTDEKGQFKINVPATGNIVLIARYVGYKPQEITVGNESKINFVLEENISSLDEVVINIGYGTVRKKDLTGAVSSVGADVIAAAPVSSALEAIQGRVAGVNITSTEGSPDAEMVVRVRGGGSITQSNSPLYIVDGFPVASISDIAPQDIESVDILKDASSTAIYGSRGANGVVLVTTKGGKSGKTNISYNVFTGTRKLANKLDVLTPFDYASWQYERALLSNALDVYTKYLGNYQDIDLYRNTPANDWQELVFGRTGTTFNQNLNISGGGEKTKYSLSHSFVKDKSIMQLSSYERQNVNFKMNHKLYSKLTLDVGLRYADTKTKGGGVNEQNEVSSADSRLKNAMIYPPFPIQGLTTTTETDDTFNLYDPLVSISDNDQYIHRKTYNLSAALTYEIIDNLKLRSEVGYDGYRNDQDRFYGTTTYYVRNVPTSENQNLPAIIFSNTNRNSLRNTNTLSYSFNKLLKKDHNLTVLAGQEFIKIEEGTMTNVVHGFPKTFTFQNARVLSTQGKANSIDNNFSPDDKLLSFFGRANYDYLGRYLLSATFRADGSSKFSTENRWGYFPSVSAAWRISEESFMEDTKSWLADLKLRASYGTAGNNNIPPGQIAQTFQNSTTTWVNGFNSYWAPSKIMANPDLKWETTVTRNIGVDFALFNSKVTGTIDAYLNRTNDLLIQFPVSGTGYDFQFRNIGKTQNKGLEFSASWNAVKKSNFDLSVNANISFNRNKVISLGTVKNINGTSGWASTEIGVDYLVEEGASIGRIYGYQSDGRYEVSDFTGYNAATGNWTLKDGVADASTVISTLRPGSMKLKNLTGDLKIDQNDKTVIGNANPLHTGGFSINSRIYSFDIGAFFNWSYGNDIYNANKIEYTSTSKYNSRNMISTMATGNRWTNLRADGTISNDPAELTAMNANTTLWSPYMRSFVLSDWAIEDGSFLRLSTITLGYTLPRNLSAKLKMQKLRLYASAYNLWLLTDYSGFDPEVSTRRKTGLTPGVDYSAYPRSRSFVFGLNVNF
- a CDS encoding RagB/SusD family nutrient uptake outer membrane protein → MKKIVNIIYILTVLMVVSSCKSALEAPTKSSLDESVIFSTPSLAEGAVAGIFHSFGETNSYRGRFLVYYGINTDAEVYNTLKSVDDDKAKLSNYNTNVANGQMNTSDNAWAKFYEAIERANLAIRGLRAYGKVESNAQLAQTLGEILTLRAVIYNDLIKGWGDVPARFEPITTETAYLPRNDRDVIYKQLLADLDEAANYLPWPNENALTSKVERISKAFAKGLRARLALAAGGYAQHLDGTVHLSTDPDLARDKMYAIAKKECLDIIGSGKLKLLGFEEVFRKLNEEGGAAGLESMWEIPFSEGRGRVIFDLGVRHTTIDKYTGQNKGGTNGPNPIMLYEYDVDDVRRDVTVVPYEWTNGIQVPSALGRLYFGKYRYEWMKRKVTSTNDDGLNWMYMRYSDILLMAAEAINELDGPAAAAPYLKQVRDRAFPTNPAKVTAFMAAATASKPTFFDAIVNERALEFTGEMLRKADLIRWNLLNTKLTEAKDKLRQLENRQGKYANLPAKIYYRTAADGETVQIYGLKFGDTDAAGAALGYTSNKTWTMVSSGDTKTFWDALFVKDPNAQQVWPIWQVFLDSSNGLLNNANLGL
- a CDS encoding DUF4957 domain-containing protein; protein product: MKNNKRYISILFLATLIGFSGCKEDQLDPITTLKVDRAFSPTGLTATVVNKISVKLDWKAVNNAKTYTIEIFENADFSGTPVKTIGNIAFTQVPYTVSGLAGDTQYAIRVKAAGEDVGDSKWVTATVKTDAEQIFNAVKLADISGNSAILTWPAGETATTITLSPGNLSHTVTPAEIAAGSATVTGLTGETNYTAKLLNGNKIRGTITFKTYVDIRNAKIINSVAEFNTALTTAVNGDILAVKTGNFDFAGATIAVTKSISVVAFQATERPVLNNLSFNVQSGASLKIKNLVIDGGATPTFAITYAAGNFGNLEIDGSVIKNYGGGILGLTSTTIVSTISSVLINNNVFSTFGAGGEFIDFRGSFANSLTFTNNTLYAQGAREFIRMDNSASASYPAAKVIITVSNNTLNAVASGGKRLFYVRIPAASHEIYFTKNIVASTDGLLANQAQTNLVTLSGNNYFTAPNMVSSATVGVKVDASGTTLDPGFKSPATGDFTISQVDLKANGIGDPRWR
- a CDS encoding rhamnogalacturonan acetylesterase — its product is MESEIRDGDKKNDKMSVLNKFMLLAMISTLLLSFRSPPKKIKVYLIGDSTMSVKQKRYYPETGWGMPFAGFFDAEVEVDNRAQNGRSTKSFINEKRWQSVMDSLNEDDYVFIQFGHNDEVETKKNYTKPEEFKANLIRFITDTKAKKATPILLSPVSRRRFDVGGKAQETHPYTYLVKEVASEQKVAFIDLDARSIALYQKFGPDASTLLFNHLEPGIHPNYPEGKIDDTHFNELGAREIAQLVLQELRKLNLDLSNHIVKPQPKK
- a CDS encoding pectinesterase family protein — protein: MAKLGLKCLTIALVALLSGTNIYGQDKKIIVAQDGSGDYKTVQEAINAVPDFRNATTVILIKNGNYKEKLNLSASKKMVKLIGENPEKTVLTYDDYAQKKNSFGEAMGTSGSSSFYIYGDGFAAENITFANSSGPVGQAVAVWIASDQAVFKNCRFLGFQDTLYTYGRGSRQYYKNCYIEGTTDFIFGSSTAMFENCILFCKKGGSYLTAASTPDTTKYGYVFKNCKITGDAPENSFALGRPWRPYAKTVFINCELGNMIKPAGWDHWGKESNKQTAYYAEYKNTGPGYKPDKRTDWSQQLSDDEAKTYNITQVFRGWNPVQ
- a CDS encoding glycoside hydrolase family 28 protein, which produces MKQIVSAILAIPLLISTFQAGAQNKKAYSFDNLPVIAKTFFKKDTINILKYGAKNDGITLNTKSINQAITDCNKRGGGVVVIPEGLWLTGPIELKSNVNLHLKKNALLQFTKDMDQYPLVEGNWEGLPQMRNQSPIWASNQQNIAITGYGIVDGGGEAWRMVKKDKLTESQWKSLLASGGVVGEDNKSWYPSAKSLKGAKMKNAGVITKDKDAAFYAEIKDFLRPNLLVLNRCKRVLLEGVTFQNSPAWNLHPLMSEDITIRNVYAKNPWYAQNGDGLDIESCKNVLVEGSTFDVGDDGICIKSGRDAEGRKRAMPTENVVIRHSTVYHAHGGFVIGSEMSGGAKNIFISDCTFIGTDIGLRFKTTRGRGGVVENIYARNINMKDIPGEAILFDMYYAAVDPVPLTGEKRETPKVELLPVTEETPVFRKFYISNVVCDGAAKAVFIRGLPEMSISDIFLDNLTIKAKEGLDIQEAKNISLSNVHLDIKNAKPLIYIQNGSSVTLSNISYTNAELLFRINGAKNSNIKLTGTATSKAAVKTEFGHGAQADVLEIK